One region of Gloeocapsa sp. DLM2.Bin57 genomic DNA includes:
- a CDS encoding DUF559 domain-containing protein — translation MPNQTESFTFAGKEHSHQDGIVPIGGKLRHLVEVQTAKLLDLLLDLSSVQEVQKRQLRTKIKKWLYNRTRPGFYLEIKDNLHLAYAHQKDGHGTPHWWRLFYDETYKQKIETMFDQPSSIVPYNTHYEENSYWGSFQFRSTAEKKIAQELDKNNVLFFVNTKGKFGNFSHVSNDTFFNGAVEVDFLVYNNGKAIILEVDGKHHNESETVKRDYLRDRLLLKQGLVTVRFTGKECLNNPGLVVEEFLSL, via the coding sequence ATGCCTAATCAAACCGAATCTTTTACATTCGCTGGAAAAGAACATTCGCACCAAGATGGAATAGTACCTATTGGGGGTAAGCTTCGCCATTTGGTTGAAGTGCAAACAGCTAAGTTATTAGATCTTCTCTTAGATTTAAGTAGTGTTCAAGAAGTTCAAAAAAGGCAACTGCGAACTAAAATAAAGAAATGGCTTTACAACAGAACTCGTCCTGGGTTTTATCTAGAAATAAAGGATAACCTTCATTTAGCTTATGCCCACCAAAAAGATGGTCATGGAACTCCACACTGGTGGCGACTTTTTTATGACGAAACATATAAACAAAAAATTGAGACTATGTTTGATCAACCATCTTCAATCGTTCCTTATAATACTCATTATGAAGAGAATAGTTATTGGGGAAGTTTTCAGTTTAGATCTACTGCTGAAAAGAAAATCGCACAAGAATTAGATAAAAACAACGTACTCTTTTTCGTTAATACTAAGGGGAAATTTGGTAATTTTTCCCACGTCTCTAACGATACTTTTTTTAATGGAGCAGTAGAGGTAGATTTTCTTGTCTATAATAATGGGAAAGCTATAATATTAGAAGTAGATGGTAAACATCATAACGAGAGTGAGACGGTTAAACGAGATTATTTGAGAGATCGCTTGTTATTAAAACAAGGACTGGTAACTGTAAGATTTACTGGCAAGGAATGTTTAAACAATCCTGGTTTAGTAGTAGAGGAGTTTCTCAGTTTAT